In Glycine soja cultivar W05 chromosome 10, ASM419377v2, whole genome shotgun sequence, the genomic stretch TACACTTTGTTTCAATGAATGAGAAATTTGTTTCAGGTATCAAGAAAGCAGTGGAAGAACTCAATCCAGTGAGGAGAACAGTTTTTGGCATGCTCTACAACTAGTAAGTTGGAATTCTGTATGATGCTATATTATCAGCAACAGTTTCGGTAAAAGTAACAGTACTCTCATTTATTGAGATCATGGATTTTGGGCTGAGGTAGTTTTGCCAATtcacatttttctttgaatgcAGCAAACTTGGTTGGATGAAAAAAGGATATAAACATAGAGAAGCATCACGTTTAGCCGATTTATTAGCCTTCAGAAAGGTTGTATAATAGTATCTCTTACTTAaaacttgtatttttattttaaaagatcaacttctcaaaaaaaatttcttttatttttcttgaaattagCCTTCTTTTACATATGGGTAATACCTTCTCCAAATTTTCAACCTACTCCTCCTGTCTTACCCCCTCCATTTTAGGTCAAAGCTAGGCTTGGTGGTCGTGTTCGACTAATAATATCTGGTGGGGCAGCTTTGAGCCCTGAGGTGGAAGAATTCCTGCGTGTCACTACTTGTGCCTTTGTATGCCAAGGCTATGGTAAGGAGAAAAGTTATTATACTATAAGAAATATTAACAACACCTTTTTTTTCATCACACTTGAAATTTACTTGGGTCTTATTAAATATGTAATCTCATTTTCAAATTAGTGAAAATCCAGgttacaaaaatttcaaaaaaaaatagaaaatttagtaaaaaaatgtattattaatcaagaaattataatataactTGAAATGATGTGATGTTAATCGATGTTCACATAAGTGTaaccatatttttaaatttattaaagaaaaaaactaataatatatcaCATGAAAATTGGTCAAAATTACATAATCCGGAACCATATAATAAGTTTGATTTACTAGTCTtatactaattataaattaaaaataagattaaacagagaaaattttaacatttttatgttGGACATAACACAACATAATCAATACGTTACATTGACACACTGGTTAATCCAGGTCTGACAGAAACATGTGGACCAACTACTCTTGGCTTTCCTGACGAAATGTGCATGCTTGGTACTGTTGGAGCTGTATCCATATATAATGAAATAAAGCTGGTGGAGGTTCCAGAGATGGGCTACAATCCTCTTGAAACTCCTCCATGTGGTGAGATATGTGTGAGAGGGAAAACTGTTTTCACTGCTTACTACAAAAATCCAGAGTTAACAAAGGAAGCTATTAAAGATGGATGGTTTCACACAGGTAATTGAGTTGTCATTTCCTGCCTCAAAATAATCTGTTTTTAGGAATCTTAATATGGTCTAATGTGATTGTCTGTCATTGTTTGGTATCCTCAGGGGACATAGGAGAAATGCTTCCTAATGGTGTTATTAAGATCATTGACAGGAAGAAGAATCTTGTTAAACTTTCCCAAGGAGAGTATATAGCACTTGAGCATCTTGAAAATGTTTATGGAATCACTCCTATAGTTGAAGATGTAAGTATTTTCACTAGTTcagcatagttttttttttcccgatAAATGTtagttaattgttaattttttggttTGCGGGAGGAATCAAACTCACCATATTTCCCttcttctcttctccttttACCACCAATCCAACCCTATAACTCCTAGTTCAGCATAGTTAATTGGTACACTTTTTAGTCCATAAACTCTCGATTGTTGGTATGTTTGTGATTCGTTTTTGTATGTTTTACTGTTAGATCTGGGTTTATGGGAATAGCTTCAAGTCAATGCTGGTTGCAGTAGTAGTTCCAAATGAAGAATTTGCCAATAAGTGGGCATATTCGAATGGTCACATAGCTTCTTTCCCCAAACTCTGCTCTCTTGATCAACTGAAGAAATATGTGCTATCTGAGCTCAAGTTGACAGCTGAGAGGAATAAGGTAACATCTACAAATAATGAAATGCTGTTAAAGTAAAAACTTTATTGCTTtaggtatgaaaaaaaaaaacttaaaattattatattattatttttggaaaGATTTATAAACTATGAAGCATGGAGGctacataacaaacagaaaactAGAAAGACTTTGGTCTTGCAATCATATAACATCTGGTATATGATTCTCTAATTGTCTTGTGTCCTCTTCAATTTTTTGTCCTTCATAAAACTAGCTGAGGGGCTTTGAACATATCAAGGGGGTGATATTAGAGCCGCATGAATTTGACATGGAAAGAGATTTGGTGACTGCAAcactgaagaagaaaagaaacaaactgCTCAAGTATTATCAGGTGATCAGATATCCTCTTATTTTGGTCCTTACTTTGCTTACTCTCATTTATTGCAGTCTATTTAAATAGTGGTGTACACTAGAAATACTCACAAAATTGTTCATATTGTCACAGGTGGAAATAGATGAAATCTACCAAAGTTTGACAGGGAAAAAAGCATAACTTCTGAGGTTGCTAAATTCTAGACACGGATATGCCTATTTAGTAGTACCCAGTAACCCCGTTCCACAACtctcatctatatatataatcctAGAAGCTCAATGCTAGTATTTTGTGTGAGGTATTATGCAGCAACTAGCAACTGCTGAACCATGATATTTACCTAATTGTCAAAGTCTATATATACGAGAACAATTCATTTCGCGTGGAGAAAGTATGTTTGTTGTCAATCCTCATATGCCCGCGGCACGCTACAGCCTACAGGCATGTtgaatataaaatcaatttttgcaCACGGAATGAAATCAAGTCCATGAATTAGATTAGAGAATAGGTGGCCAGATAATAATTTCAGGATTCTTACGCTAAGTTACCCCGAAAGTTTGATAAAGTTAAAATGTTGTAAACAAGtactgctatatatatatatatatatatatatatatatatatatatattaagatggATCACATCAGTTACAAATGACTAAAATATTCTTCCCCAGACTTTGAAAATTCTCTCTCTGAGGTAGCTTTTGAATAAGTTAACTCTAATCAGTTTCTAACATGATGTTTAAATTTACTCAATATTGTTGTTAGGCTAACATACTCTTGCGGCTAATATGTCTGATATTGAGCATTTAAATAATGGACAAAAGAGATAAAGATGATATGATGTGATAAACAGAGAGAAAAATGATAAGTGTTGAAtaagtgtttaaaaaaaatagatgttcaAATATGTAGTTCTTCCTATTTTCAACTCACGGACACTCAGACTCTATACATCTACAAAAACAGACACAAGAGCTGAAGGAAGTAAATGAATATCCCATCAATCCTTTCCACCAAATTTGTATCACCCAATACATATATGTACTTGAAAAACCCTCTTTGTTGCAACTCTTTTCAGTATTATTACTTGCTAGAATTCATTTTTTACTAAACCATTAAAATGTTTGTAAGTGATCATTATCGTCGCTCAATTGTTGGAAGCCTCGTTGAACTGAAATCTGAAAGCTTCTTGTCACTCTACTGATGTACCCTTGAAAAATCCAACCTCAATCTGGTTCAGACAAACAAATTCAAAGATCAAATCTTCAATATGATAGTGCATCGAAAtgagtaataaataattttgtatattttcatttcaattatCATCTTGATTGTCAATTGCCATTTGATAAGGTGGCATGTGCCAAGGGAAAATATACTTAGGACAAAGTATGATTGCTACTAGTAAAAGTATGTGAAGACAAACAAAATATGACAAGCtacaatattcaaataaaacatcatCAATTGACCTCTTTTCTTTGGGAGGGTTTAGTATACAAAACCTACATGGGAGTCTATCATTTTCAACCTaaaatttatggaaaagtttaaataaatttctaccTTGCTTATATTTGAttagacacaaaaaaaaattaaactaaaatatatttttgatcatttatttttaaaagacttattttgatcttttaactttaaaattggagttatttattatttcatcaACTTCAAAGTaacatcattattattttacttttagtcatttattttttaagattcaatttgatcttttattttttaaagatttatttttatcttttaactttaaaattgaGGGAGTTATTTGATAATTTCATCAACTGCAAAGTagcatcattattattttacattttgcaCCGGTTATAAAACACAccaataacaattttaatccATTAGTGAGCCAaggaaaatataacaatttacaaTATTGAAATAAAACATCACTATTTCACCTCCTTACTCGACGGTGTCTTCTTAGTAGCTCTACTTCATCTTTACACATTGTATTGTACTGAggttaaataagaagaaaatcttaatttaaattattttttataaattactttcattttatcTAAAGAcagaaaattttctaattttttttcattccattttccttttacttctatcttttttatttcctctTCATTTCCATTCTAATCCAAACAAAACacgcattatttatttttttacaaaataatagcCGTTCTTTTTTCAGAGCTttcaatacaaattattttaataaaaaaaatgaaaacatatctCATTAGAAAAATGCATGATAAGGcctccaaaataaaaattaaaaatagtaaaattccCATGGTCAATACTTAGGTGTATAAGAGCAAAAAGTGGACGAATATAAAACATGTAATACACTAATAAATAGTACAAGAAACACAGCCTATTTCTCattaaaattaacaatcaaTAGGACCTTCAGAGGTAATAAAACAGTACCACTCGGAAATTTTCCCGTGACAAAATTACGATGTCAAAATGCAGGAGACTAAATATCCAATTCCAATTCAAAGGCAAAAAAGGCATGGATTGTAGGACTTCATTTACGACTCCTGGCttcctccttttccttttctcgcTTCTTGTAAAGCCTCTCAAGAACACGCTTCGCTTCACATTGTGGACAATTCGACAAATCATAGTAATGTGGGGCTACATCCACTAACCTGTAAAGTTGACTACATCTTAATAACATCTACCAAAGAAGAACCACAAGGTCCACAAAGATAAATTCGACAGTTCATCATGCAACGCTTCTACCAGCTAAATCAAGGAGTGGATGGAATTTAAAATGACATATTGGGTATATATCCCTGCTTCATTTCAATCTCAAAACCAAATGTTTCTGTAATTTATAATAGaaaactatatatttaattgattagtTTCAGCGTTCTTTTACTCTAAAACAAAAACAGGCCTCCTTTCAAATACTATACACGAAATGTGTTTACGTTTTCACCATTTCGAGGTTGTCAAACTCAATCTTAGCTAAAGCATTCCAGATATCAAACAAAAATCTTACCCACTCCGGTTTGTGGTCCAGGCAATTTGATGGATGCAAGAGCACCACCTACtcagaaaacaaacataaatcattaatataaatataatcttCCAGCCTTCACGGTAGCTCTTTTAGTAGTGCAACaagaaaaacagagaaagaactACAAACAGCATCTCTTACTAACAAACCTGGTTGTTTTTCACTGTCAAGTAAATGTCCTGTCCGCTCCAGATGGGCCACCTGCATGAAATATCCTGCCAGCATTGCCTTTCTAATGTTGACATAGTAGTCACGGCTATTGAAATCAGTGATGCATAACTTCAAGTTAAACCGAGCCATGATTCGCACAAGTTGTTGTCTAACACTGTCCGCTGATTTCAATGCCCTATGATTAACAAAGTTATCATAACACCAAGAAGGATCGTCATCTGAAAAGccattcatatataattaacaaatttgaCATCAGAACAAATAAATAGCAagaattcaataattaaaatataaaaggtaTCATAAATATGTACTTACTATTTTGCTTGTAGGCATGGTATACATTCAAGAGCGTGAGATGATCCCCATCAATGTGTCCTAAACTAGCTTTTGCTTCATCTGCAGCATTTTGTGCTGCCCTAGGCCGGACAAAGCAATTGGGTactaaagaaagaaattattatcACACAGGAGGCCCACAGAAGGTAAGCAGATGCATAGAGGCAAGACCACACCATTTTCTTCAAGAGATTGAGAGAATACTGAGAAACTGCAATTATCTGCATCAGCATTTACTCGGCATCCTATGGTGCATGCCAACGAGGGCATGGAACCCAGAGAAGACAGTTGCTGATGACTACCTAACAGGACATTTTCTACTAAACGCATTCATGCGCATCTGAGCACATGTGTAAGCAGTCAAACATCCCATCATGTGCACAATATTGCATCTGTGCAGATGTACAAATGCCGGACATCCCCATCAAAGTGGAGCCCAGCAAACCGACATTCCCTTAGCATTATGATTGCACTCTAGAGTCTAGACAGacacaaaaataaacaattaaaagaaGAACACCAGATAGCACGGCAGAAACGGAAAGAATCTCATTTGAACAGTTGAATTCAGGACTAACAACGAGCATCTTTGGCATCTGAGGGTCCAGTGGAAATTCACTCATAATCTGACCCAGCTTTGTTAAGTTACCATCATCGTCCAGTGCACCCAAGTAATTCAACACTTCCAATGCACGCATTAAGGTCTCTGGGGCAGGAGGGTCCATGAAATCAAAAGGCACTAAATCATCTATACCAAGTTTCTTTAAGGTAAGAACAGTGTAGGCAAGATTAGATCTCAAAATTTCAGGATAGGTCTGCGGCAGAAGATCATTGTTGAAACTTTTTCAGTATAAAGTCTAAAGCATTTCCCTGGTTGAGTTCTTCCAGCATGTCCAGATCTCTGGTGTGCACTAGCCTTTGATATTGGAGACACCAACAAAGACTCAACACGCATTCGAGGGTTATAAACCTGCTGCTTAGCAAATCCAGGGATTTAAGGATAGGTCTGCGGCAGAAGATCATTGTTGAAACTTTTTCAGTATAAAGTCTAAAACATTTCCCTGGTTGAGTTCTTCCAGCACGTCCAGATCTCTGGTGTGCACTAGCCTTTGATATTGGAGACACCAACAAAGACTCAACACGGATTCGAGGGTTATAAACCTGCTGCTTAGCAAATCCAGGGTCAATAATATAGACTATACTATCAATTGTCAAGGACGTTTCTGCTATTTTTGTTGATACCATAATCTTCCTTCCAGGATGCCCTCCCTCCTTAACTGGAGGTGGAGCTGGCTTGAAAATCTTCTGCTGCATTGCAGGAGGAAGAGTAGAATACACAAGGGCACCACTTTCACAGGGCCCACCTGGTCTCCCATATTGGAaatttctttgtttattttgcGGCATGCATCCTCAATCTCTTCCTCTTCAGTGAGAAAAACGAGTATATCTCCAGGGAGTTCACACATGTGAATCTGCACCACCGTCCTAATAGCAGCCTCCAACTAATCCCTTTCTGGGTCCTGAGTATAGAAGATTTCCACCGGATGTAGTCTTCCAGGAACCTTCATAAGAGGGGCCCTGCTAAAATATCCCTGGAAATTCTCAGCTTCAAGTGTTGCACTCATAACAACTAACTTCAAGTCAGGTCTATTTCTAAGCACTTCCTTAAGAAGGCCAAACAGCACATCTGTAGCCAAAGTCCTCTCGTGTGCTTCGTCAAGAATAATTACTTTGTATCGTTCCAAAAGCGGATCCGTCATTGCCTCTCTCAGAGGCATACCATCAGTGAGATACCTATTGGCGGGagagaaaaacataaaacataaaacatcCCATTAGAGACATAAAAGAGctagcaaaaaacaaaaaacattataCAGCAAGctctgaattaattaattaattaattagtataataCAACATACTTCAAAAGTGTCCTGGCACTACTGCAATCCTCAAATCTGATGCTGTAGCCAACCAACCTCTTCTCCAATGTTGACATCCATCTCCTCAGCCACACGCCTGGAAACAGACATCGCAGCCACTCTACGAGGCTGAGTACACGCAATCATCATCTTCCTACGTTTATCAGGGGTTTCTATATCCAAAGCTTCCGAAACAAATTGAGGAATCTGTTccccaaaatataaaacaaaacacaattaGAAAAGTACATTTTTTCTAGCAATTACTCCTAGTTCGATAGTAGCATCGCAGAATAAGGTAAAGCAAAAGCAATATATATGGGAGTTtgaatagagagagagagagagagaaacctgAGTGGTAAAGCAGCCTCAATGGAAGAAGCTCCTAGAAActggtaaaaagaaaagaaaaaaaagtgaaggagGAACGTGGTGTGCGATTGAGATTCTGAATATTTATTTGGGCCGACAACGTTTTACGAGTGTGGATCGGGCTGTTTGCTATCGGGTTGGGTTTGGGGTGTAATTGTAATTGGGCCTAGTTTATTACCTTAATTGCACTTACGCTGTATTAAGATGGGCTTATTCTGTATGTTCACTGCTACGCCCATTCCAATATCACCAGTCGGTCCACTCCTCGTTGcttagaaagaaaaatttagaCAAGTTATTTTTCTGGTACTCATAAGGaaacactttttttcttctctaaattagtttgaaataggaggatttttttattgttaaaaataataaataatttcatgttaaaaataatagattaaaaagttaaactttttaaattaatgtcaaaatatttaatatgatttgtttattttaattttctattccaCTTATCAAAACAAGTTGTAAGaagttactattttattttgatgattataaaaattactttttttctatatatttcaTCGACATTTTCCCCCTGATATAAATAAAGGCAAGCATACGTAATAATAATGCTTGAGTTGGCAGTGACCAATGTAGACGGTTGCAATGGATAATTGGACATAGTGATGTTCGCCCGTGTCAAAGTttttgaaaaggaaaatgtATGTAGGTGGAGTAGTGTGTTATAATTCGATTTGGAGGATGGTATAACCTACACATAATCATTTGAGATGGATGTTTCTGCAGTACGTTATGGTGCCCGTGTGATTGATACTGGTATATCATACACAATCATTTGAGGTGGATCCAGTACGGTATATTGCCCATATGATTGACAATTTTGCATGACATTCCAACTTTGAAGGTTATGTcacttttttaacttttttcttctaaagTGCAGATATTTTTTTGCTGGAGGTAAAGTGGCAACTATTCTCCCTTTGGACTTCTGATTAAATAGGAAAATCTTAAGCAAGTTAATCCACCTATTTGAAAACAGATGTGATGTCAAATCTGGAAGCacataaagaaacaaaacttaaAGGTTGGCCTTTTACAATTATTTCATCTTTATATccttgaaatatataataaaaaactcAATTGTGTAACGTCtctgtatttaataaataaataaattacttatccaataaataaatctttgtaaatttttattaatgtttaaaatatctaaaaactAACTTTGTTaactttaattattagataGTTCTTAggataattacttaaaaataatatatgaatataattaagataaataaacaaTCAATTCATATTGTTTCATAATTATTATGTTATCTAACTCTTGCCTATAATTAAATTGCTAGGTTGTTTCAGTGATGAcatttctcatttaattttaccataaatattttctttatctcaTAAGTGTTACGTAAGAGAGAAAAGGACAGAGAAAGTGATAAAATAAGGAAACAGTGATTGAAGGTTTGATACATTAATTCTAATAGATACTTTTAGGAACAAGCATAAAAATTATGGATTTGAATCTCATATATAGCTATAGACAAATAATATACTACGGGCATAGGTATCATATAACCCCAGCAAACCATGGTATTTCAGTTCAATTTCTATCAGATGGGCATAGGTAACATGTTAGTTACAAATGTTTAATTTTGCTATTGTTTATTTAGTGATGAATTTAAAATCATGAGCATAGTTAACATATTCGtgtagttttttattattatttgttactATGATGTGATAGGTCCAAAATCATTAGTATAGTTTACATAtatctataaatataatattttattactatataGTAGTAGTACCATTTAGTGatatattcataattataaataaaaaattattttatatgcgtacaaatgtttgtttgaattgtttccATCCAAATATATTATAGAAATGGGTTTTGAAACTGTGGTTGTATACTTGTATATTTCATATTACATACTCTATTTCTTTTTAAGTGTCGAATTGTTggtaaatttttgtttctgtCTATCTTCCgtttgtaaaatttaatattacatttattattcttatttatctattaatctataattaatttatatatgtatttattgtggagggaaaaaaaggtaaaaaaaaagagagtctTACAACTACAGcattttatcataataaataaatattattgtatttttttttgtttctacaaaacaacttaaaagacaaataataagtcgggttgattttttatttttatggattGATCTAACTCAGTTTGTTGAATATGATTTCTGAGTATTGTAAATATATAATGTATAGTGATGGAATTAATTGTTGTGAGTTACAGTTTCCCATAAATAGAAAAGGCCATTAGATGCGAACCTCAAGCTATAGCTAGGTCATGTAACATTCCCGGGAGTTACGTCCAACCTATTAACTGAGCCTCGAGCAACTGCAGTCTGCacatatgaaatttaaaaaccgTCCAAGATAGATGAGATTTCATCATCGAGTAAAATAAGTTAAGAGGTTAGTACTATTGTTAGTTTTCGGTTCGGTGTCACAGATCATAAGTTGTGTAGTTTGCATGTCCTTTTAATTCACGTACTGATGTACCTGGCAACTGTTTCATAACTAGGCATTTTCAAAAGTACATGATGATACGTATCATAACTTGGCAACTATAGTTTGCCTTCCTGTTTGGATTACAACTTGAAAACTTCCCATTTTCACCATGCATATAGtcatctgatttttttttttaggagacATATATTCATCTGTTATACATATTGgaaaaatttcattaatctGTGATGAAATATTAGTTGCATTTTACACTAGTATGTATAATCTGTTTTCGATTAAACTATACAGTACTTGTCATCGATCTGTTTCCAATAACACATTATGATGCGtagtaataattataaatatatatatatataaagaaacttatcGTTTGTGGTTTGTACTAGGCATCAGTTTCCAAATTCCTAACTTGAGATTCGTGGTAAATACTCAATAGAtggttccttctttcttccgAAACCAGGACCACTGGTGGTTGTTACAAATCCAATTAATAGCAAAGTGAGAGAAATATGATACCTATAGACTATagttggcggttgatggaaaaACAAGTGACTATCCATTTCCAAAACTGATTCTCCACTGTGGGATCGTTAATTGGTTACTCCTATTCCTATCATCCTCACTCAAGTTCCACTGCCCAACCGCAACGGGACCTATCTAGCCGCCTCATTCCCGTCCTACAACAACtgtattttcttcttaaaatgtCAGACTAACTAATCAAATTagttaaacatatttaatcacattaattttaattaaaaagtaatttttttaaacttatcttttattcaaattttatattaagaatgagaaacaatcaattaaattaaaaatatttttaaaataatattattaaataatataaaattagttgaaatttttttatataatatttgagatcaagaaaaaagtttttttcttataagtaAGACCAAAGGAAATATattaagtttgttaatttttataataattatttttgaaattaaataagatatgagtttaattaattaattaataatatagaaataaaaaaattacacttacAATGCATGCATTGTCGATTGAActctttcttttaatatttgtttaattttgattaatttgatctgaagaatttgtttgttttacatagATGTCATTCATTATTGTTAAATAATACTACtacaacaaaaaaagtaaataaacttattttttgtgtgtgtgcagAGTTGAAATTAAGCACTAATgagtaatgaaaaaaatatatgtgcaggtcatgtaataaaaaaaattatgtctcCATGATGGATGCATTGTACATTTGCATTGCATCTAtgagttatgatttttttagtttggattataaatattttttattgaagataattatatttaagttagATAAAATTATTGTGAGCAATAAATATCTCCTTCCAAGTATATGCTGCGATTTTCTTCGCAGTCAAATCACATGTTGAGTGCGTTCAAGCCTTCAAGTTCAACCCTTGGGCTTGAAGTATGCTATTAGTCTTTTACTACAAGCTTATTAATTAGTGCAGTCATATTCAAAACCGTCGCCatggttcattttttttttagattggcACAAACTCTTTGGCTGGATCAGAAATGTTGCAGAAGTTACGTACGGACCTTACGGTGCAACTTGGTCTCATGCACTCATGATCTCGGCGGCAACTATCACTTTTTCACATCAAACTTCTTACACAGCTATAGTTGCAACACAAAGAACATGTGCATTTCCATAGCTTAGAAGTCGATAGAGATAATATAAACAACAAAACTAAGATTAAGATGAACGACGTAAGAAGAAAACAATTGTGAGATCCATAACTTCCCTGTCATGTTTCCTTTTACCGCGTagctaaaattaatattttattaacccTTGGACTTGAAGTATGCTATGAAGTCTATAGTTGGCCAATTGGAGCACTCGAAAGTTCTGGTCAAATAGTGTTTAATTGCTTATTCCCCTCTCCCTGCTCTATCTACTCCTGCGTGCGGACGTTGCGCACTTCAAGAGCACAGCATTTATGATTTTATcgttaaggaaaaaaatacgcagcatttatgattttatcgttaaggaaaaaaatacgcAGCATTTATGGGACTACGAGACTAGactgtagtattttttttgcgGCATCATAATACCGTGGACGAGAGAAAGAGAACCATGTATCAAAATATTTACTGACGGCTTAAATGGGATAAAGTGGTTtggttcaattaatttttttcagtaTATATAGACATTTTTCTACTACTATTAAATATGAGGATGGATATATAGAAGGGATTCAAGGATTAAGGCTCAAACTTAGCCacatcataatatatatatatatatataataaaaagtatgaataattttaattttttaaggtttttatttattaaatgaatataatatCAAAAAAAGATATTGTAGGAGcgcataatttaatataaaaaagtgaaaaattctttaaaaaaagatgTTAAGTTGGTCCAAAAGTAATGATTTTTGAAAAGCAGGACATAGCGAACccatatttcattttgttttatttttacagaAGAGGAtctattttatgaaaatcataACAGACGAATATCAAATTTGATggaataaaaagagaaattacAATAAAACACGGAGGAACGAATTTGTTGGGCCGCAA encodes the following:
- the LOC114372491 gene encoding long chain acyl-CoA synthetase 1-like, whose product is MKAFSVKVEEGREGKNGNLSVGPVYRNLLSENEFPPMDPDFSTTWDIFCVSVKNHPNNRMLGKRKIVDGKIGPYVWKTYKEVYDEVLHMSSALRASGSEPGTKIGIYGSNCPEWIVAMEVCSAQSFICVPLYDTLGPGAVNFIIDHAEVDFVFVQDKKVKELLNPECKSSKRLKAMVCFTTLTEEEKAKATAIGIKPYSWHEFLHLGKENPKSTFPPQAHDICTIMYTSGTSGDPKGVVLTYENVTALVRGMDLFMEQFEDKMTVDDVYLSFLPLAHILDRTIEEYFFRKGASVGYYHGDLNALRDDLMELKPTLFAGVPRVFEKVYEGIKKAVEELNPVRRTVFGMLYNYKLGWMKKGYKHREASRLADLLAFRKVKARLGGRVRLIISGGAALSPEVEEFLRVTTCAFVCQGYGLTETCGPTTLGFPDEMCMLGTVGAVSIYNEIKLVEVPEMGYNPLETPPCGEICVRGKTVFTAYYKNPELTKEAIKDGWFHTGDIGEMLPNGVIKIIDRKKNLVKLSQGEYIALEHLENVYGITPIVEDIWVYGNSFKSMLVAVVVPNEEFANKWAYSNGHIASFPKLCSLDQLKKYVLSELKLTAERNKLRGFEHIKGVILEPHEFDMERDLVTATLKKKRNKLLKYYQVEIDEIYQSLTGKKA
- the LOC114370093 gene encoding probable pre-mRNA-splicing factor ATP-dependent RNA helicase DEAH3 produces the protein MDPPAPETLMRALEVLNYLGALDDDGNLTKLGQIMSEFPLDPQMPKMLVVSPEFNCSNEILSVSAVLSVPNCFVRPRAAQNAADEAKASLGHIDGDHLTLLNVYHAYKQNNDDPSWCYDNFVNHRALKSADSVRQQLVRIMARFNLKLCITDFNSRDYYVNIRKAMLAGYFMQVAHLERTGHLLDSEKQPGLLVRDAVVLLHPSNCLDHKPEWVRFLFDIWNALAKIEFDNLEMVKTLVDVAPHYYDLSNCPQCEAKRVLERLYKKREKEKEEARSRK